The DNA region CTTGCCTGGCATTTTCAGTAGCAGGTAGATGTAGTAGAGCacggccatgaacttggccaGTGCGGTTTGCCGAGGATGGCGTGATATGACAAGTCGAAGtccgccacctcaaacttgatgtactcggtgtgGTAGTTATCTTTtgtcccaaaggtgactggcaggaccactgacgCGAGTGGTGTAGCCACGTTACCcaggacgatgccgtagaaatgAGCTCTGCTGGGGGTGAGCGTCTTGGAAATGTcgaggcccatcttcttcagagtactcgcaaaaagcaggttgaggctgctcccgccatcgatgagtactcgggttagctgtgagcccgccacgacATGATCTAGAATGAGTGGGAATTTTCTCGGctcagagaagctggtccattgattgtCCCTAGAGAAGGAGACCGGGACCTCATCGTGTCTCAGAGGCCTTGACATGGCCGGCTCTACAGTGAGTATTTCGCGTAGGGTCAACTTCTGTgtgcgcttggaggggaatcctcCATCTCCACCGAAGCTAACATTGATGATGTTTTTTTGGAAAGTCTTGAGCCCCTGACTTGTCAccctcctcatcatcctcctgtGCTTTCACTTTTCTGCTTGAGGGAGGTgtggtgcattgagtgacttgcggaggctgacgcactcgaagagcgtgtgtcGCGACTTTGGGTgtatcgggcattgtttgtgcaagACTTTATCAAATTGTGTGTCATTGTTCCCTGACAGCAgtgacttcttggtctggcttgtGCTTTCAGGTGTTTCCCAAGTGGTTCCTCTGGCTCTTGTTGAAGTGGCCGTTGTTGTTGCcttgcttgtcgtggttgcacttggggaagcggtcgttctcctcgtcctcTTGGTCAGCCCACCATGCCATCATGTCATGTAGCTCCACGGAAGTAGTCGGGCGATTGCGTCCAAAGTtgtggtacgtgtgcttcgagaagagcctGTTCTAGAAGCAGTGGATGTCGTcttcatcggtgatgttggcgattgTGGCACGCATCTCAAAGAAACACCGGGTGTAGAACcttagggtctcgttcatctcttgcttcacctgggataGATCGTGGTGAGTGCCcgctctgatcatggatccttggaagttgttgatgaaagcccgcttgaggtcctcccacgagtcgatcgagtttggcttgaggctctcaagccaagtgaggggtgCGGATCCAGAGctaccgggaagtagagagctctggtggagttggatccccctaaaACTTCAATATCAACAGAT from Panicum hallii strain FIL2 chromosome 9, PHallii_v3.1, whole genome shotgun sequence includes:
- the LOC112873062 gene encoding uncharacterized protein LOC112873062; its protein translation is MGLDISKTLTPSRAHFYGIVLGNVATPLASVVLPVTFGTKDNYHTEYIKFEVADFDLSYHAILGKPHWPSKIGVLTFHGDLKKSYDCDQEAIEYITTSCMLEPSAEVLMAAQKLTDSEMEISN